A stretch of Lysobacter sp. K5869 DNA encodes these proteins:
- the glpK gene encoding glycerol kinase GlpK — MTQRYILAIDQGTTSSRAMLFDRDGSIVGVAQREFEQIFPRPGWVEHDPREILASVQTTAIEVMTKAQVSAAQIAGIGITNQRETTVVWDRHTGQAVHNAIVWQSRQTAQICEQLKAEGYEELVRERTGLLIDAYFSGTKVKWILDNVEGARAKAERGDLLFGTIDTWLIWNLSENHAHVTDYSNASRTLMYDIHKREWCPELLEMLGVPASMLPEVRSSSEVYAHTGARHFFSNSVPICGVAGDQQAALFGQACFEAGMAKNTYGTGCFMLMNTGEKAVRSDNGLLTTIAWGVDGKVEYALEGSIFVAGSAVQWLRDGLRMLGKASDSQAYAERARSTDGVYFVPAFVGLGAPYWRSDVRGAMFGLTRGTSKEHFIRAVLESLAYQTRDVLSAMQADAGIELTSLRADGGAIANDFTAQFQADILNVALERPRINETTALGAAYLAGLAVGFWDSREQIAQQWQVERSFEPKMLEAEREKLYAGWKRAIEATLAFSVEHA; from the coding sequence ATGACCCAGCGCTACATCCTCGCCATCGACCAAGGCACCACCAGCTCGCGCGCCATGCTGTTCGACCGCGACGGCAGCATCGTCGGGGTGGCGCAGCGCGAGTTCGAGCAGATCTTTCCGCGGCCGGGTTGGGTCGAGCACGATCCGCGCGAGATTCTCGCCAGCGTGCAGACCACCGCCATCGAGGTGATGACCAAGGCCCAGGTCAGCGCCGCGCAGATCGCCGGGATCGGCATCACCAATCAGCGCGAGACCACGGTGGTGTGGGATCGCCACACCGGGCAGGCGGTGCACAACGCCATCGTCTGGCAGTCGCGGCAGACCGCGCAGATCTGCGAGCAGCTCAAGGCCGAGGGCTATGAGGAACTGGTGCGCGAGCGCACCGGGCTGCTGATCGACGCGTACTTTTCCGGGACCAAGGTCAAGTGGATCCTCGACAACGTCGAGGGCGCGCGGGCCAAGGCCGAGCGCGGCGATCTGCTGTTCGGCACCATCGATACGTGGCTGATCTGGAACCTGTCGGAGAATCACGCCCACGTCACCGACTACAGCAACGCCTCGCGCACGCTGATGTACGACATCCATAAGCGCGAGTGGTGCCCGGAGTTGCTGGAGATGCTCGGCGTACCGGCCTCGATGCTACCGGAAGTGCGCTCCAGCAGCGAGGTCTACGCCCACACCGGCGCGCGGCATTTCTTCAGCAACTCGGTACCGATCTGCGGCGTCGCCGGCGATCAACAAGCGGCGCTATTCGGCCAAGCCTGCTTCGAGGCCGGCATGGCGAAAAACACCTACGGCACCGGTTGTTTCATGCTCATGAACACCGGCGAGAAGGCGGTGCGTTCGGACAACGGCTTGCTGACCACCATCGCGTGGGGCGTCGACGGCAAGGTCGAGTACGCGCTGGAAGGCAGCATCTTCGTCGCCGGCTCGGCGGTGCAATGGCTGCGCGACGGTTTGCGCATGCTCGGCAAGGCCAGCGATTCGCAGGCCTACGCCGAACGCGCGCGCTCCACCGACGGCGTTTATTTCGTCCCCGCCTTCGTCGGCCTGGGCGCGCCGTATTGGCGCAGCGACGTGCGCGGCGCGATGTTCGGCTTGACCCGCGGCACCAGCAAGGAACATTTCATCCGCGCCGTGCTCGAATCGCTGGCCTACCAGACCCGCGACGTGCTCAGCGCGATGCAGGCCGACGCCGGCATCGAACTGACCTCGCTGCGCGCCGACGGCGGCGCCATCGCCAACGATTTCACCGCGCAGTTCCAGGCCGACATCCTCAACGTCGCGCTGGAGCGGCCGCGCATCAACGAGACCACGGCGCTGGGCGCGGCCTATTTGGCGGGTTTGGCGGTGGGCTTCTGGGACAGCCGCGAGCAGATCGCGCAGCAGTGGCAGGTGGAGCGCAGCTTCGAGCCGAAGATGCTGGAGGCCGAGCGCGAGAAGTTGTATGCGGGGTGG